Below is a genomic region from Methanosphaera sp. ISO3-F5.
TTGGACATGCAACATTTAATCTGAGGAATTTATCTCCATTGTCTCCAAATTGTTTTCCTGGTGATGTGTAGACACCATATTCTTTGTTTAAATAATTGTTAAATTCTTCTGATTTAATGTTTAATTTTGTGCAGTCTAACCATAATAGGTATGTAGCTTCTGATGGTACTAATTTTATTTGTGGTATGTTTTTTTTAAGATATTCATCCACATATAATTTGTTTTGATAAATATATTCATTTAATTGTTTTAACCAGTCTTCACATTCATTAAATGCTGTTATTGTTGCAACTATGGCGAATAGATTTATATTTGATATGCTTTCTAATGTAAATCGTGTATTTATCATGTCGTATAAATTTTTGTTAGGTATATGAACTATTGAGCTTTGTATTCCTGCTATGTTAAATGTTTTTGTTGGGGCCATACAAGTTATTATATTATCATTGTTTGTTGTGATAGTTTCAAATGGTATGTATTGTTTTCCAGGATTTACTAGATCACAGTGAATTTCATCCGAGATTAGGATTACTTCATGTTTTTTACATAATTTGTCGATTTTTTGTAGTTCATCTGTATTCCATATTTTTCCTATGGGGTTATGTGGATTACATAGTATCATCATTTTTGTTTCTTTTCTTGATAATTTTTCTTCTAAATCTTCGAAGTTTATTGAGTAATTGGTTCCATCATATTCTAGTTGATTTTCTAATACTTTTCGGTTATTGTCCTGAATTACATAGAAGAATACATGATATACTGGTGTTTGTATTAATATGGTATCATTTTCTTCTGTTAATTCCCTGATTATACTTGATATTGATGGCATTACTCCTACTGAAGTGATTATTTCTTCCTGATTCATGGTGAAGTTATGTTTTCTTTTCCACCAGTTTATGTAGGATTCATAGTATTCATCTGGTATTAATGTATATCCGTATATTCCATGATTTACTCGTTGATTTAATGTATTTTGTATTTCTGGTGCTACTTTAAAATCCATGTCTGCTACCCACATGGGTATTTGTGTGTCTATGTAGTCCCATTTTACACTGTTTGTATTTCTTCTATCGGTTATTGTGTCAAAATCATATTTCATATTTTAACCTCTATTATTTGGAGTTGTGTTGATTATTTTTTTGATTTTTTCTCTAGATATTTGTTTAAAAGTTTTTTTGAGTATTCGTCTGTTTCTACTTTTTCTAAGTATTCGTCGAGGTTTTCTTCTGTTAAATGACTCTTGGATATTTTATTATTTTCTTCAGAATCTTTATTTGATTGTTCTATTTCTAGGTCTTTAATTTTGTTAACTAATTTATTTGTTTGGTTCATGTTATATATTATGGAATTATATTATAAAAAAAATTTTGTTAAAAAAGGAGTGATTGTTGGTGGAGATTTTGTTTTTAGGATTTTATCATTGATAGTATCATTTTAAATCTTTCTTTGGCGTGTAATGCGTGTGGTATATTTGCTGGCATTATTATTATTTCGCCTTGTTTTAGTGTGTACTTTTTTGAGTCTATTGTTAGTTCTAGTGTTCCTTCAAGTACTTGTACTAGTGCATCGAATGGTGCTGTGTGTTCTGATAGTCCTTCTTCTTTATCAAATGCAAATATTGTGATTGTTCCTGTTTCTTTTTTGATTATTTCTTTACTTACTACTGCTTTTTCTTGGTATTCTACCAAATTTGCTAGTTCGAATATGTTTGCTGTTTCTAATGACATTTATTTCACCTTTTTTAGTTGTTTGTATATGTAGACAAATATTTAAGTTTTTGTTACTTTGGTGGTTAATATTTTTTCATATTATTAGTTCTAATTCATTTTTGTTTATGTGGGCTATTATTCCTTTTGTTTCTAGTTGTTTTATTTCGTGTGTTATTTTTTCATTATTTATTCCATATTTGTTTTTTAGTTGTGTTATTAACCATTTGTATGGTATTTTTGTATCTGCAAATTTGCTTGTTTTGATTTCTTGGAGTATTGTGGATTTGATGTTATTATTTTGTAATGGTTGTATGTTTTTGGAGTTTGTGGGTAATGATATTGTTTCTTTGTATCCGTTTGAGTAGTTTATTTCCATGTTTGTTATATTGTATTGGTTTTTTAAGAGAAATTGTGTCCAGGTTATTGCATTTACTTCATTGTATTGTTTATGATAGTTGTTGTGGCATTTTTTGCATAATGTTATTCCGTTGTTTAGTTCTGTTGTTAAATAGGGGTATTGGCTTATTCCGAATATGTGATGTGCTTCTAGTTCTTTTTTTGATCCACAGAGTATGCATCGTTTTGAGTCTCTTTTTTTAATGTCAGATGCCCACATTTTGGATATGAAGTATTTGTTGTTTGTCATTTCTTCCTCCATATTATTATATTTTTTATTATTTTTAATTTTATAACATATATTTTATAGGTTATTTCGATATTTATTAAAAATTATATAATAATATATAAAAAATGATATTAATATTTTACTAAAAAAGTAATAAAAATGTGGGTTAATCAGCATCTTCATCCAATGCCTCAATATAAAAACTAACCGGCCTAAAACCATCATTACAAGAAATCATAGCAGACCTACTATCCTTCATCCAACCATCATAAATATTCTCCCCACCATAAGCAAGAGTCATAACAAATGAAGAAATACTTTCCCATGCACTATCACAAAAATCATCAGGCTTTTTCCAACCATTAGCAATAAAAACCATACCCTCCCTCATATCACAGGGATTCTCTAAAGGATTTTCATATTTTTCAATCAAATCATCATAACAAGCTTTTCTAACAACAGTAATCTTAACTTTCTTCATAACCACCACCCAAAAAAAATAGAGAATAATAAAAAAATAATAATAATTAATTAAGCCATTCCCCTATTTCATCATCAGAAACACTTCTAGTTAATCTTTTAGCATCCACCCAATTATTTTCAGGATAAGCAGATTTAAGATCATTAAAAGAACCTGTTTCACCAGTAGAACCTGAAGTTACAAACACATAAATATTTTTATCACAAATATTATTCTCTTCAATAAATGTGTTAATTATAGTCGGAGCCGTATACCACCACACAGGAAATCCAAGAATAATAGTATCATAACCTGTGACGTCAATTTCAGATTCTATTTCCGGCCTAGAAGATTTATCATTCATTTCAATACTTGACCTACTGTTTTTATCATTCCAATTTAAATCAGCACTAGTGTATAACTGTTTAGGAACAATTTCAAAAATATCTGAGTCAACAACATTGTGAATCTTTTCTGCGATGCTTTTTGTTACACCACTAGCAGAGAAATATGCGATTAAATTTTTTGTCATAAATATCACTTCTATTATTATACAATATATTATTTGTAATAATAGTTAAAAAAAGTTATATAAAAAAATAATTCAAAAAAAAGATGTTACAAGAAAAGATATTTCTTGTTTATAAGAAAAAAAGTATTCTATTTAATCATAGAATTTTCCGAGGAATTCTTTCATCCTAGTATTTTCTGATGAAAATACTTCTTCAGGTGTTCCATTTTCTATGATATATCCATCATCCATAAATACTATCGTATCTGCAACATTACGTGCAAAAGTCATTTCGTGTGTAACTATAACCATAGTCATTTTTTCAGCTGCTAAATCCTTAATTACCTTAAGAATTTCACCAGTTAATTCTGGATCTAATGCTGAAGTTGGTTCATCAAAGAATAATATATCAGGATTCATTGCTAAAGCTCTTGCAATAGATACCCTTTGTTGTTGTCCACCAGATAATTCACATGGATAAGCATCTTCCTTATCAGATAAATCCATCTTTTTAAGTAAACTTCTAGCTTCCTCGTATACTTCTTCTTTATTTCTTTTCTGAACTTTTAGTGGAGCGTTAGTAATATTTTTCATTACTGAATGGTGTGGGAACAAGTTAAAGTTTTGAAATACAAGACCAAATGTTCCGTCAAAATTTATTTTTCCACTATCATATGTTTCCAAGTTAGTTACACATCTAAGAAGGGTGGATTTTCCTGAACCTGATGGTCCAATTATACATAAAACCTCACCTTTATTGACATCAAGAGAAATATCTTTTAGAACAACGTTCTCATCAAAACTTTTCTTAAGATTTTTTATTTCTAATAAACTCATGATATCCCTCTCTTAATCATAATAACTTAGTCTTTTTTCGAAACGTTCCATTATAAATGCTACTATTACATTGAATACATAATAGAACACACCTGCTACTAGTAATGCACTGATTGATGCATCTGCTGCAGCAATTTGTTTTGCTACTGTGAACATTTCAGGAATTGCAATTACGAATGATAATGATGTATCTTTAACGAGTGTTATGACCTCATTTGTTATTGAAGGTAATACTATCTTGATTACTTGAGGTAATATAATAATAAAGAATGTTTCTATTCTATTATATCCTAGTACCTGTGCTGCTTCATACTGTCCTTTAGGAATTGATTCAATTCCTCCCCTAAATATTTCTGCAAAGTAAGCTGCATAGTTAATTGAAAAAGCAATGATAACTGCTATCATCCTGTAATCAGGTGATAACGTCATTCCAAAAATATAGTAAGGTCCAAAGAATACTACTATTAACTGTAGCATCAATGGTGTACCTCTCATAATAGAGATGTAAATTTTCATTAACCATTGTAGGGGTTTAAAACTACTCATTCTTCCCCCAGCGATAAGTAATCCTAGAGGAATAGAGAATAATAAGGTAAGTAAGAATATCTCTATTGAAGTAATCATTCCTTCAGATAATTCAGAGATAACTGTACTTAATAACATATTATTATTCGCCTATAAATTTTAAATATTTATTTTGCATCAGATATTAATGATTCAGGAACTCCGTAATCAGCATATTTTTCTGCTATTTTTGCGATGGTTCCATCTTTTTGCATTTCATCTAAAGTAGATTGTACTTTATCTTTTAAATCATTATTACCTAATTTGAATCCAATACCATAATCTTCTGATGTGATATTTTCTCCTAATATTTTGTAAGTGCTTTCACCATGTTGTTTTACTTGGTATTTTGCGGTGTTATAATCCATTGCTACTGCATCACATGCTCCAGAAGCTAAGTCGTTGAATGCTGTGTTATAATCTGCAATTTCTACTAAGCCTTTGAATGTGTCTGCAATTGTTTTATTGTCACCTTTAAGTGCACTTAATGCTGAGGAATCTTTTTGTGTTTCCACTTGTTTATCTTTTAAGTCAGCTAAACTGTTAATTCCAGCATCTGATTTTACAACTATAACTTGTTTGTTGTCTATGTATGGTTTAGACCATGTGTATTTGTCTTTTCTTTCATCAGTTATACTGAATCCATTCCAGATACAGTCAATTGTTCCGGAACTTAGTTCGCTGTCTTTTGCATCCCAGTCAATTGGTTGTGCTTTGAAAGTCCATCCATTTCTTTTACATACTTCTTCTGCTAATTCTAAATCAAATCCTGTGTAGGATCCATTATCTGCTTTAAATCCATAAGGAGGGAATTCTGCATCAAAACCTACGATAAGTGTTTTATCATCATTTGCAGAAGATCCTTCAGCACTTACTACTGCTACTAATGCGAGGATAAGTACTAAAACTCCTATTAATATTCCTATTTTTTTCATTTAAAAAACACCATATATAATTTATAATATGATTAATAGAAAAGAAATCTAATCTATTGATAATAGTTATGTTTCTTTCAATATTTATTTATTAGCATAAATACTCAGTAAAAAATTTTCATTACTTATCTAATTTTTTAAAAATTATTTAAAGTAATATTAATATAATAAAAAATATTATCATAAAAAGAAAAGATAAAAGAATTAAAAAACAAAGTATAACCATAGTTTTATAGAGGAATAAATATATGTCAATAAAATTAGTATCATGGAATGTAAATGGAATACGAGCAGTAAGTAAAAAAGAAGAATTCTGGACATGGTTTGAAAATACTGATGCAGACATCATAAATTTTCAGGAAGTACGTGCAGAAGAAGAGAAAATACCTAAAAAGCTATTAAACACTGAAGGTTTCTCCCATCATTTTAACGAAGCAGAAAAAAAAGGTTATAGTGGTGTTGGAACATATACTAAAATTGAACCCGTCAATATAGAAAAGGGACTGGGAATAGAAGAATTAGATAATGAAGGCAGAGTTCTTAAAATAGAATATCCTGACTTTATCCTATTTAACATATATTTCCCAAATAGTGGTACTGGTGCTAAAAGACTTGACTACAAAGTAGAATTCTGTGACGCATTACTTGATATTGTTTTAGAGTTGAAAAATAGTGGAAAAAATGTTGTGATAACTGGTGATTATAATATAGCACATCACCCAATTGACGTGTATAATCCAGCAAATTGTGAAGGAAAATCAGGTTACTTACCGGAAGAAAGAGCATGGCTTGATAAACTGGAAGAAGCAGGATTTGTTGATACATTCAGAATGTTTGATGAAGGAGAAAACAATTTTACCTGGTGGAGTTACCGTACACGAGCAAGAGATAGAAATGCTGGTTGGAGACTAGATTATTTCTATGTTAACGAAGAAATTAAGGATAATGTTAAAAAGGCAGAAATATTAGACCAAGTATTTGGTTCTGACCACTGCCCTGTAACATTAGAACTAGAATTTTAGAAATAATTAATTAATTGTATCAGAATTCTGATTATATGCTTTTGCCACACATTTCCATTCGCCATCCATTTTCAGAAGTAACAATGCATCAGTAAAATCTATTCTACCTCCCCATCCTTCTTCTAAAACACGGACAACTGCTAATGTTTCTTCAAGTAATAACACATCAATTCTTGCATTGAAGTTATCACCTGCAGATACTGTATCCACATTATTATAGAACTGTTCAATAGAACCATGTTCTAATTCACCATCAAGATATCCGAACAATACAGCTTCGTCGATAAATAATTCTTTAGCATAAGTACTGTCTCCTTCTGCTACACTTTTAACAAATTTCATTGCAGCTTTTTCAACTGCTTCATATTCTTCAATTTTTGATCTCATAACTTTTTACCTCTTACACAGAGTTTATTAGAGAA
It encodes:
- a CDS encoding MalY/PatB family protein codes for the protein MKYDFDTITDRRNTNSVKWDYIDTQIPMWVADMDFKVAPEIQNTLNQRVNHGIYGYTLIPDEYYESYINWWKRKHNFTMNQEEIITSVGVMPSISSIIRELTEENDTILIQTPVYHVFFYVIQDNNRKVLENQLEYDGTNYSINFEDLEEKLSRKETKMMILCNPHNPIGKIWNTDELQKIDKLCKKHEVILISDEIHCDLVNPGKQYIPFETITTNNDNIITCMAPTKTFNIAGIQSSIVHIPNKNLYDMINTRFTLESISNINLFAIVATITAFNECEDWLKQLNEYIYQNKLYVDEYLKKNIPQIKLVPSEATYLLWLDCTKLNIKSEEFNNYLNKEYGVYTSPGKQFGDNGDKFLRLNVACPREMLKEALNGLKEAIYNL
- a CDS encoding cupin domain-containing protein → MSLETANIFELANLVEYQEKAVVSKEIIKKETGTITIFAFDKEEGLSEHTAPFDALVQVLEGTLELTIDSKKYTLKQGEIIIMPANIPHALHAKERFKMILSMIKS
- a CDS encoding HNH endonuclease — its product is MTNNKYFISKMWASDIKKRDSKRCILCGSKKELEAHHIFGISQYPYLTTELNNGITLCKKCHNNYHKQYNEVNAITWTQFLLKNQYNITNMEINYSNGYKETISLPTNSKNIQPLQNNNIKSTILQEIKTSKFADTKIPYKWLITQLKNKYGINNEKITHEIKQLETKGIIAHINKNELELII
- a CDS encoding TIGR04076 family protein → MKKVKITVVRKACYDDLIEKYENPLENPCDMREGMVFIANGWKKPDDFCDSAWESISSFVMTLAYGGENIYDGWMKDSRSAMISCNDGFRPVSFYIEALDEDAD
- a CDS encoding flavodoxin — encoded protein: MTKNLIAYFSASGVTKSIAEKIHNVVDSDIFEIVPKQLYTSADLNWNDKNSRSSIEMNDKSSRPEIESEIDVTGYDTIILGFPVWWYTAPTIINTFIEENNICDKNIYVFVTSGSTGETGSFNDLKSAYPENNWVDAKRLTRSVSDDEIGEWLN
- a CDS encoding amino acid ABC transporter ATP-binding protein, yielding MSLLEIKNLKKSFDENVVLKDISLDVNKGEVLCIIGPSGSGKSTLLRCVTNLETYDSGKINFDGTFGLVFQNFNLFPHHSVMKNITNAPLKVQKRNKEEVYEEARSLLKKMDLSDKEDAYPCELSGGQQQRVSIARALAMNPDILFFDEPTSALDPELTGEILKVIKDLAAEKMTMVIVTHEMTFARNVADTIVFMDDGYIIENGTPEEVFSSENTRMKEFLGKFYD
- a CDS encoding amino acid ABC transporter permease, whose amino-acid sequence is MLLSTVISELSEGMITSIEIFLLTLLFSIPLGLLIAGGRMSSFKPLQWLMKIYISIMRGTPLMLQLIVVFFGPYYIFGMTLSPDYRMIAVIIAFSINYAAYFAEIFRGGIESIPKGQYEAAQVLGYNRIETFFIIILPQVIKIVLPSITNEVITLVKDTSLSFVIAIPEMFTVAKQIAAADASISALLVAGVFYYVFNVIVAFIMERFEKRLSYYD
- a CDS encoding amino acid ABC transporter substrate-binding protein is translated as MKKIGILIGVLVLILALVAVVSAEGSSANDDKTLIVGFDAEFPPYGFKADNGSYTGFDLELAEEVCKRNGWTFKAQPIDWDAKDSELSSGTIDCIWNGFSITDERKDKYTWSKPYIDNKQVIVVKSDAGINSLADLKDKQVETQKDSSALSALKGDNKTIADTFKGLVEIADYNTAFNDLASGACDAVAMDYNTAKYQVKQHGESTYKILGENITSEDYGIGFKLGNNDLKDKVQSTLDEMQKDGTIAKIAEKYADYGVPESLISDAK
- a CDS encoding exodeoxyribonuclease III — protein: MSIKLVSWNVNGIRAVSKKEEFWTWFENTDADIINFQEVRAEEEKIPKKLLNTEGFSHHFNEAEKKGYSGVGTYTKIEPVNIEKGLGIEELDNEGRVLKIEYPDFILFNIYFPNSGTGAKRLDYKVEFCDALLDIVLELKNSGKNVVITGDYNIAHHPIDVYNPANCEGKSGYLPEERAWLDKLEEAGFVDTFRMFDEGENNFTWWSYRTRARDRNAGWRLDYFYVNEEIKDNVKKAEILDQVFGSDHCPVTLELEF
- a CDS encoding nuclear transport factor 2 family protein, yielding MRSKIEEYEAVEKAAMKFVKSVAEGDSTYAKELFIDEAVLFGYLDGELEHGSIEQFYNNVDTVSAGDNFNARIDVLLLEETLAVVRVLEEGWGGRIDFTDALLLLKMDGEWKCVAKAYNQNSDTIN